Part of the Candidatus Angelobacter sp. genome is shown below.
CTTTGACGCCGAGAACCCCTTCCAGTGCCGGGCCGTTGATGGCGTTTTCCGTCGGGGCCGGCCCCCCGAACGTCGTCGCCGGGCGCGGATTTTGCGCACGAATTTCCCGGACCTTTTGCATGGCCCTGGCGACTCCGACGGCCAGTTTCTCCGCGCTTCCCTCGCCGCCGATATGCATGAAATAAACCTTCGGTTCATCGAAGAAGAAATGATTGTGCAGCGCGGTGACGCTCAATCCGTTGTCCAGCGCGGTGCTCATCACCGGGTTCACCTCGTCTTGAAAGAGCACCAGGTCACCCATGACCATCGCTTCGGCGCCCTTGCCTGGGGCGAACGCGGCCCAAGAGGTCAATCCCATGAAGGGCGGCGCGGGCCACCCATCGACGGCTACCTTCACGTCGGTGCGCGGGGCGCTCACTTTGAAGACACCCTCGGCCTTGTTGAAGGTGCCCTTCAGTCCGGTCCACCGTTCGATGCTCGCGGTGTCCAGCCCGGCGCCGGCGGCCGTGCCTCCGCCGGCCGCCAACGCGAACGCCAGTCTGAGAAGCAGGAACGGCAGAGGGACGAAAAGGACGGATTTTGTTTTCATAAAGCCCATCGATATTGTTGTTGAAACACCTATTACTGGACTGTATTCGTGTCAACAATTTATGGCAAACCGTTCCTGGCTGCTCCTGCTCTACGGCCTGCCTACCCGGCATTCCGCCGAGCGGGTGAGCCTGTGGCGACGGCTGAAGAAATTTGGCGCCTTGCAGCTCAAGACCTCCGCCTACGTCCTCCCCGACGAACCGGTCCATTTCGAACGCTTTCAGTGGCTGGCCAAACAAGTCCGGGACGGCGGCGGCGAAGCCACCCTGATCCGAGTCTCGGAGATCGAGGGCCTGGCCTGCGAGGACGTTCAACGGATGTTCAACGACGCCCGCGCGGAGGACTACCGCAACCTGATGAAGTCGCTGACGCGGTTTGTCGAGAAAAACCGGAAACGCCGGGAGGACTCCTTTCGGGGTGAGTTGGACCGGTTCACGAGTCGCTTCAATGAAATTCGGGGGATCGACTATTTCGACAGTCCGGCGGCTCACGACGCGGAGATGCTGCTGCAGCGCGCCGAGGGATTGGGCCGGCCGCGGGCGGCGACGGCAGCGCCGCTGGACCGAAAACGATTTGTGGGTCGCGCCTGGCTCACGCGGCCGCGGCCGGAAATCGACCGGGTGGGATCGGCCTGGTTGATTCGCAAGTTCATCGATCCCGAGGCGCGTTTCCTGTTCTCTGCGAGACCGCCCGGCCGGTCGGACCCGATTCCCTACGACGTATCCGACGTCGAGTTCAGCCACCAGGGGGAGGATTGCACCTACGAAACCATGCTCAAGCGATTCGACATTCGCGACCGTGCGGCGCGGCAGATCGGCGAGATGATCCACGACGCGGACCTCGAGGACGGCCGGTTCCGGCGTTACGAATGCATCGGCCTGGACCGCGTGTTCAAGGGTTGGGCAAGGTTGGGGTTGAGCGACGAGCAAATCCTGGCAAAAGGGTTCGAGTGTTTCGACGCCCTTTACGCATCCCTGCAATCGCGCTGAGCCGGGTCGAAGCGGTTCGGGCTCCGCATGCGGCCGGTCCCCTCACCGCCTCGATTGAAGTTTGGGCGGACGCCGATAGTGAACGGATTTTAATCTGGCGTTTAGGGTTTTTTAATCAAGCTTTGTTGTCCTTACACCGTCCGATTTTGCGTTATGCGAATACTCGTGGTTGAAGACGAAAAGAAAGTGGCGGACATGGTTGCGCGTGGCCTGAAGGCCGAGCGCTTTGCCGTGGACGTTGCGGACGACGGGCTGAACGGCTGGGACATGGCCGGGGCGTATGACTACGACCTCGTCATTCTTGATCTCATGCTGCCCGGGCTGAACGGCACTGAACTCCTCCGCCGCATCCGGCGCAACAACCAGCAGGTGCCCATTCTCGTGCTGACCGCGCGCGATGCCACGGCGGAGAAGGTCCAGAACTTCGAGGCCGGCGCGGACGACTACCTCACCAAGCCGTTTGCGTTTGCCGAATTGCTTGTCCGCATCAAGTCCTTGTTGCGCCGCGGCCCGGTCAACCGTTCGAGTGTGCTGCGCGTGGCAGACCTGGAAGTGGATCGCCTGTCACAGCAGGTCAAACGCGCTGGCAAACGGATCGAATTGACGGCCAAAGAATACGCGTTGCTCGAGTACCTTGCCACGAATCCCGGCCGCGTGTTCTCGCGCACGATGATCATCGAACACGTCTGGGACCAGAGCTTCGAGGGGTTCACGAACATTGTGGATGTTTACGTCCGTCATCTGCGAAGCAAGGTGGACGACCCCTTTCCTGAGAAGCTGCTTCGCACGGTGCGGGGTGTTGGTTATTGCATCGCGGACCGTGCGGAGGCGTGAATGAACACCCGCTCGATCCGATTCCGTCTGATCGCCTGGTATGCCGGACTGCTCACGGGGGTTTTCGTTGTGCTGGGTGGGTTGATGTTTTTCGGGCTGAAGCATTTTCTTGAAGCCAGTTTGCGCGAGACTCAGATGCGCCGCGCCCGTCAGATCGGCGAGTCCCTCCTTTCGAATATCAAAAGGACCGGCGAACCGTACGTGGTGAACGAAGTCAAGGACCGCTATGAGCCTGAAATCAATGACCGCTTCATCCGCATCAGCCGCGGTGACGGCAGCGTGCTTTATGTCTCCGGGCCGCCCCGGGACCAGAGTTTTGATCCCGCCGGCCTGCCGACACTCGCGGCGTTCCCGAAAAACGAGTCGGCGCGCAAACAGAAACTGCCCGACGATAAAATGCTCTTGATCGTGGCGGCGAATGTCCAGGCCGCGGCTGGACAGCGTTATTTGGTGGAGGTCGGCGCGCCAATGACGGCCATCCAATCGATGCTGGATCATCTGGTGTTGCTGCTGGCGTTCGGGTTGCCCATCGTCGTCGGTGTCACCGTTGGCGGCGGCTACCTGCTCGTCGGTCGCGCGCTTGCGCCGGTCGATCAAATCGCGCGCAAGGCGGAGCAGATCACCCAGCACAACCTGAGCGAGCGGCTGCCGGTCACGCGCACGGGAGATGAATTGGAGCGGCTTTCAATTTCGTTGAATCACATGATCACCCGGCTCGAAGACGCTTTTCAAAATTCAAAGCGATTTGTCGCCGACGCTTCGCACGAGCTGCGCACACCGCTCACGGTCTTGCGCGGGGAGCTGGAGGGAGTTGTTCATCAGGACGCGCGGTTGACGCCGGAGTTGCGCGAGACCCTCGGCAGCCTGCTCGAAGAGGTCGAGCGCCTCTCGAAAATCGTCGAACGGCTGTTCGCACTGTCACGCCTCGACGCCGGGGAGGCCCAGTCCGAGTGGGTGCAGTTTGACCTCGCGAAGCTCGCCGCCACTACAACCGATCAAATGGGACTGCTGGCAGAGGACAAACACCTTTCCATTTCCTGCGTCGCCGGCCAGCGGGTGACGGTGGAGGGTGATCGTTCGCGGCTCAAGCAGGTTGTCGTCAACCTCCTCGACAACGCGATCAAATACACGCCGGCGGGCGGCGCGGTCAACCTCCGGGTCGCCGCGGTCAATGGACACGCGGTGCTCGAGGTGACCGACAACGGGATGGGCATTCCCGCGGACGCGCTGGCGCACGTGTTCGACCGGTTCTTCCGCGTGGACAAGGCGCGATCGCGCGATCTGGGCGGCGCCGGGCTCGGTCTTTCCATCGTGAAGTCGATTTGCACCGCGCATGGCGCGGAGGTGGAAGTGGAAAGTGCTCCCGGCAGTGGCAGCCGGTTTCGTGTCATCATGCCACTGGCGGACGGCAAGGTCTCAAAACAGAACAACGGCTATGAAAAATAAATTCCTCGAACTCATTCGAAGAATTTCGGCGGGATGGAATCCCCCTCCGTCCGGCGGCAAATTCTACTGGCGCCTGTCGGTCCCCGCCGCTGCGATCGTGGCGGTCGTCACGGCGCTCGCGTTGCGGCCCTCGCAAACGACCGCCACGGTGGGCAATGAAGCGCTTCAGGTCCTCCCGGTTCCGGTCGCGAAAGTGGACCGCGAAGAGCTTTACAAGGAACTGACCGTTCAAGCGGAATTCCGACCGTTTCAGGAAATTGACCTGCACGCGAAAGTCGCCGGCTTCCTGCAACAGATCAACGTGGACATCGGGGACCGTGTTAAAGAGGGCGATCTGCTGGCGACGCTTGAGATTCCGGAACTCGAAGATGACCTGACCCACGCTCGCGCCGTCGAAAAGCGGAGCGAGGATGAAGTCACGCGGGCCGAGGCCGCGCATGAGGAAACGCACCTTGCCTACACGCGGCTGGCTGCCGTGCAAAAGGCCCGACCCAATCTCGTGGCACAGCAGGATCTCGACGCGGCGCAGGCCAGAGATCGTGCGTCAGAGTCGGCGTTGGACGCCGCACGGGAGCAGGTGCAGATCGCGAAGTCGGATGTCGAGAAGCTGCAAACGATGCTCAAGTATTCCCGCATCACGGCACCGTTTTCAGGCGTGATCACGCGTCGGTACGCCGACCGCGGGGCGCTGATCCAGGCGGGTACGGCCGGAGGACAGACATTGCCGCTGGTGCGACTGTCGGAAAACGACCGCCTGCGGCTCGTGTTCCCGATCTCCGTCCCGTTTGTGAAGAACATCAATGTGGGCGACCCCGTTGAAATCAGGGATGATTCTCTCGGCCGTACGCTCCAGGGCATCATTTCGCGGTTCACACGCAAAGTGGATACGGATACGCGCTCGATGGAGACGGAAGTGGACCTTCCGAATCCCGATCTCAAGCTCGTTCCCGGCATGTACGTCTCCGTGAAACTCAAGGTGGACCGGCGGCCGAACGCGCTGGCTGTTCCGGTCGAAGCGATTTCGGGCGGCAAAACTCCGACCGTGTACCTGATCAACCGGAAGGATGAAATCGAGGAGCGCCCGGTGACGCTCGGCATTGAAACACCGACGAAAGTCGAAGTGATGGACGGTTTGCACGAGAATGATCTGGTGATGATTGGCAGCCACACGCAGGTCAAGCCGGGCCAGAAGGTAGAACCGAAGTTTATCGAGCCATTGACCGCGCAATGAACGCCCCCCTCACTCTCGATCAATTGGAAGCGATCCGCCGGCTGGATGCCTGCACACTGGCCAACGCCATTGAAACCTTCCACGAGCGGCTGCGGAACGAAGGATTTGTGGATCACAACATCCGCTGCTTGTTCCCGCGTCTGCAGCCGATGGTCGGTTATGCCGCGACCGTCAAAATCCGCGGCTCCGCGCCCCCGACAGCGGGTGGCGCGTATCCAGATCGAACCGACTGGTGGGATTACATCGCTTCACTGCCGACGCCACGCGTGGTCGTGGTGCAGGACGTGGCGACGCGGCCCGGTCTCGGTTCGCTGGTGGGCGCGGTTCACATGAATATCCTTCGCGCGCTGCGATGCGTCGGCGTCGTCACGAATGGTTCCGTGCGTGACATTCCGGCGGCGGAGAACGCCGGGTTCCATTTCTTCGCCGGCAGCGTTTCGGTTTCGCACGCCTACGTCCACATCGTTGCGATGGGCGAACCCGTGAAAATCGGCGGGCTGAAGATTCAATCCGGCGACTTGTTGCACGGCGACTTGCACGGCGTTCAATCCATTCCATTGGACATTGCGGGCCGCGTTCCAGCAGTGGCGGCGAGAATCGCCGCAAAGGAGCAGTCGCTGATCGCGTTGTGCCGCTCGCCCGGATTCTCGCTGGAAAAATTGCGCGCCGCTGTCTCCAACGGGCGGTCTTGACCGCTGCTTCCGTCATGTCTCGTTTTGCCATCCGCTATCCGTATCTGATCATCGTCATCTGCCTGATCACCTGTGTGGTGGGCGTCACCAGCCTGGTACGCATGCCGGTGGACCTTTTTCCTCCGATCAAGATTCCGGTGGTCGTGGTCGCCACTTTTTTTTCGGGCATGCCACCCGAACAAATCGAGAACGACATCACCGGGCGATTCGAACGGTTTTTCACGCTGGGAGCGGGCATTGACCACATCGAATCCCGTTCCCTGCCGGGCGTCAGTCTCATCAAGGTTTATTTTCAACCTGGCGTGAATCCCGATTCAGCGGTGACCACCATCGCCAACCTGGCCATGGCGAACCTGCGCCGTTTGCCGCCGGGCACGCTGCCGCCGGTGGTGTTGAAGTTCGATGCGTCGAGTTTACCGGTTTGCCTAATCACGTTGAAAGGAGAGGGGCTCAAAGAAGCGCAGCTTCGCGATCTCGGCCAGTACAACGTGCGCAATCAGGTCGCCAATGTGCCGGGCGCTTCGGTGCCGCAACCGTTCGGCGGTCGCTATCGGCAGATCATGGTCTATGTGGACCCGCTCAAGCTCGAAGCGCATCAACTGAGTGTCATGGACGTGGTGCGTTCCGTGAACGAGGCAAACCTCATCCTGCCCGCGGGCGACGTGAGAACCGGGCCGTTCGATTACAACCTCTACGCCAACAGCCAGCTCAATGACATCAACGACATCAAACGCCTGCCCTTGAAAACCGTCGGCGACACGTCCGTGCTCGTGGCGGATGTGGGTGACGCCCGGGACGCTTCGCAAATCCAGTACAACGTCGTGCGTGTGGACGGTCAACCGTCGGTGTACCTGCCGGTGCTGAAACAGGGCGGGGACGCGAACACGATTTCCGTCGTGAGCGGAATCAGAAGTGCCGTCTCCCACCTGCTCGATGTGCCGGGGCGGCTGATCACCAAGGTTGTGTTCGATCAATCGGTCTTCGTCAAGAATGCCATCGAGAATCTTGTCCACGAGGGCGCCATCGGACTGATTCTGACGGGCGCGATGATCCTGATCTTTCTCGGCAGCATGCGGGCGACGGTGGCGGTGTTTCTTTCCATTCCGCTCTCGGCTCTGGCGGCGTTCATCGCGCTTTCCGCGGGCAACAACACGGTGAACGCGATGGTGCTGGGCGGCTTGGCGCTGGCTTTTTCCCGTTTGATTGACAACTCGGTCGTCGTGCTGGAAAACATTTTCCGCCATCTGGAGCTGGGCGAAACGCCCGCTGTTGCAGCGGAACGCGGTGGCCGGGAGGTCGCGCTGCCGGTGCTGGCGGCGACGCTGACGACGGTGGTCGTTTTTTTTCCGGTGACATTTCTGTACGGCGTGAGCCGGTTTCTTTTCACGGCGCTGGCGCTGTCGGTGGTTTTCTCCCTGTTCGCTTCTTACTTCGTGGCCATGACGGTGGTGCCGCTGTTCTGCGCGAATTTCATCAAGGGCCATCATCCGCATGAAAAGGACGAAACCACGCGCGCGAAATCATGGGGCCAGCGATTCAACGGCTGGTTCAATCGCAAGTTCACCCGCATGTTGAACGGCTACGATCGCGCGGTGAATGTTGCGCTGCTTCGTCCCGCGGCCACAGTGATCGGCATCAGCGGGATTTTCGTTCTCAGTCTCGGACTTTATCCGCTGACGGGCGTGGCCTATTTTCCGCGCACAGACCCGGGACAGTTTGTCATCAATCTCAAAGCTCCAACCGGCACGCGCCTGGAGATCACCCAGCAGCTCGTGGAAAAAGTGGAAAACATCGTCCATGAAATTGTGCCGGCGGAGGATCTGAAAATCCTCGTCGCCAACGTCGGAGTGACACCCGGCTTCTCATCCATCTACACGCCGAACTCCGGCCAGCACACGGCGTTCGTGCAGATCGGGCTGCAGGATGTACGCCATGCCAGCAGCTTCGCGTACATGGATCGCGTCCGGCAACAGCTGCAAAAGCAGTTGCCGGAGGTCAATTCATATTTCCAGACCGGCGGATTGGTGGACGCGATTTTGAATCTCGGCATGCCCGCACCCATGGACATTCAGGTCAGCGGCACGGACATCGAGCAGGCGCATCAGACGGCCGTGGAAATTGCGCGCAAAGTTCACGCGCTCCCGGGTGTGAGCGATGTGCTCGTGCCGCAGGACATAGATTTCCCGGCATTGAAAGTGAACATTGACCGCAACCGCGCCAGCGAACTGGGTCTGAAGGAACGCGAAGTGGTCGGCAACGTCATCACCGCTTTGACTTCCGACATGATGATCGCTCCCAGTTATTGGGTGGATCCGAAAAGCGGAAACGACTACATGCTGACGGTCCAGTATGCGGAAAACTACGTGAAGGATTTGTCCGACCTCGGAGCGATCCCGTTGCGCGCGTCCGGTGCCGCGCATGGCACCCGGCTCGATGCGGTCAGCACCATCCGCCATTTTCACGCGCCGACTGAAGTGGACCATTACCAGCTCCGCCGGGTGATCGACGTTTACGTCGCGCCGACAGGCGAAGACCTTGGCAAGGTGCTGGCGGGCGTGAACCGGATCATCGGCGGGACGCAATTGCCGAAAAACGTCCGCGTCACCGTGCGCGGCTCGGTGCAAGGCATGAACGCCTCGTTCAAGAGTTTCGGCCTGGGTCTGATCCTGTCGGTGGTGCTGGTGTATTTGATCCTCGTTGCGCAATTCCAATCTTTCGTTGATCCACTTCTGATTTTGCTGGCGGTGCCGACAGGTTTGGCCGGCGTGCTGGAGATGCTTTATTTCACCGGGACAACGCTCAACGTGATGTCGCTGATGGGCGTGGTGATGATGGTCGGCATCGTCGTGTCGAACAGCATTCTGATCGTCGAATTCACCCACCGCCTGCGGGAGGAAGGCAGGCCGTTGCGCGAAGCGGTCGCGCTGGCGTGCCGCGTACGGCTGCGGCCGGTATTGATGACGTCGCTCGCGACGTTGATCGGTTTGATTCCCATGGCGATGAAGCTCGGCACCGGCAGCGAGGCTTACGCGCCGCTGGCGCGCGCCATCATCGGCGGTTTGGCGGTATCCGTGGTGCTCACGGTCTTTATCGTGCCCGCAGCGTACCTGCTGGCTTACCGCAAAACTGAAAGGACACCTCTCGCTGCGGCATGACGAACCGCATGGAACCAAACCGCAACAGCGTCCGATTTTTATGCCCAAGTTTGCGATCCGCTATCCGTATTTGATTGTGGTGTTGTGTCTCATCACCTGCGTGGTGGGCGTGACCAGTCTCGTGCAGCTTCCAGTGGATTTATTTCCCGCCATCCGCATCCCGGTGGTCGTCGTGGCCACGTTTTATTCCGGGATGCCGCCTGAACAGATTGAAAACGACATCACCGGACGCTTCGAACGGTTCTTCACTTTGGGCAGCGGCATTGACCACATCGAGTCGCGGTCGCTGCCCGGCGTCAGTTTGATCAAGGTTTATTTTCAACCGGGCACGGACCCGGATTCGGCTGTCACGACGATCGCGAATCTCGCGTCGGCCAATCTGCGCCGGCTGCCGCCTGGTACGCTGCCGCCGGTCGTTTTGAAGTTTGACGCGTCGAGCCTGCCCGTGTGCCTGATCACCCTCAAGGGCCGGGACATGAATGAGGCTCAGTTGCGCGACTTCGGCCAGTACACGGTGCGCAATCAGGTGGCCAACGTCCCCGGCGCATCCGTGCCGCAGCCCTTCGGCGGGCGTTACCGGCAAATTATGGTCTATGTGGACCCGCTCAAACTCCAGGCGCACCAGTTGAGCGTGATGGACGTGGTGCGTTCAGTAAACGATTCCAATTTGATTCTGCCCGCCGGCGACGTGCGCATCGGTCCGTTCGACTACAATCTTTATGCGAACAGCCAGCTTGAAAACATCGATGAGATAAACCGTCTGCCGCTGAAAACCGTCGGGAATGCCTCCGTGCTGGTGGCCGACGTCGGCCAGGCCAAAGACGCATCGCAAATTCAATACAACATAGTGCGCGTGGACGGCCAGCCGTCCGTGTATCTCCCGGTGCTGAAACAGGGCGGCAGCACGATCTCGGTGGTCAAAGGGATCAAGGACGCCGTAAGTCACCTCCTTGACGTGCCGAAAGAACTCGTGACGAAAGTCGTTTTCGACCAGTCCATCTTCGTTAAGAACGCGATCAAGAATCTATGTCTGGTCGGTGCGGTTGGTTTGATTCTCACCGCCGGCATGATCCTGATGTTCTTTGGCAAACTCCGCGCGACAATGGCGGTGCTGCTGTCCATTCCGTTGTCCGTACTCGCTGCGTTCATTGCGCTGTCGGCCAGTGGAAATACAGTCAACGCGATGATTCTGGGAGGACTGGCGTTGGCGTTTCCACGGCTGATCAACAACTCCGTGGTCGTGCTCGAGAATATTTTCCGGCATCTCGAAATGGGCGAACCGCCGGAAGTGGCCGCGGAAAAAGGCGGCAACGAGGTGGCATTGCCGGTGCTCGCGGCCACGCTCGCAACCGCTGTGGTGTTCTTCCCGGTGACCTTTTTGTACGGTGTCAGCAAATTCCTTTTCAGCGCGCTGGCGGTGGCCGTGGTCCTGTCGTTGGCCGCTTCCTACCTGATCGCGATGACAGTGGTGCCGCTCTTTTGCGCGAAGTATCTGAAGTTCGAGCGGCAGTCAAAGCCGGACGTGTCGCCGAAGAAACCTTCCTTCGCGGGACGGTTTCAAGCCTGGTTCAATGGCCTCTTTGGACGATTCCTCCAGCAATACGGACGGATGCTGGACCGCGCGCTGGCCCGTCCGCTGCGGACGGTGCTCGGGCTTATGGCCTTGTGCGTACTCGGTTTTGCCGTGTATCCGCTGGTGGGTGTTTCCTACTTTCCCAAAACCGATCCCGGCCAGTTTCTTATCAATCTCAAAGCGCCGTCGGGCACACGGCTGGAGCAGACCGCGAAGCTCGTTCAAAGAGTGGAAGACATCATCCGCCGCGAGGTGCCGGCGGACGAACTCGATGTGACCGTCGCGAACATCGGCGTCACGCCGGGGTTCTCCTCGATCTACACGAGCAACTCTGCGCAACACACCGCGATGGTGCAGACCAGTTTGAAGACCGGCCACCGGATCAGCAGCTACGATTACATGGAACGGGTGCGCCGGCGGATTCGCGCGGAGCTGCCACAAGTAAGTGTCTATCTTCAATCGGGCGGACTCGTTGACGCCATCATTAATCTCGGCTTCCCCGCGCCCATTGACATCCAGGTGAACGGTTCGAATCTGGAGAAGGCTCACCAGCTCGCGCAGGACATCGAGCGCAAGGTGCGCGCGTTGCCGGGCGTGAGCGACGTGCTCGTGCCGCAGGACATTGATTACCCGGCGTTGCAACTCAGTGTGGACCGGATTCATGCCGCTGAGCTCGGGCTGACTTCGAAAGAAGTTGTTCAGAACGTGATTACCGCGCTGACCTCCGACCAGATGATCGCTCCGAGTTACTGGGTGGACCCAAAATCGGGAAACGATTATCTGCTCACGGTTCAATATCCCGAAAGCACGATCAAGGACTTCACGGACCTGATGGCCATCCCGCTGCGCGGACAGAGGCATCTCCACACCACGAGGCTCGACAACGTGAGCGGGCTACGCCACATCAGCTCGCCGACGGAAGTGGACCATTACCAATTGCGCCGCGTAATGGATGTTTACGTCTCACCCTCCGGCGAGAGCCTGGGAAATCTGGCACGCTCGGTCGAGAAGATCATCGCCGGCACGAAAGTTCCCGATGGCCTGCACGTCACCCTGCGCGGCGTTGTGCAGGGAATGCGGAGTTCGTTTCGCACCTTCGAACTGGGTCTGATTCTGGCCGTGGTCCTGGTCTATCTCATTTTGCTGGCGCAATTCAAATCGTTCATTGATCCGCTGCTGATCTTGCTGGCTGTGCCCGCCGGACTCGTGGGCGTGCTGCTCGCACTTTTCTTCACGCACACAACATTGAATGTGATGTCGTTGATGGGCGTGGTGATGGTCGTCGGCATCGTCGCCTCGAACAGCATTCTTATCCTTGAATTCATGCAGCGTTTGCGCGCCGAGGGTATGCCCGTGGACCAGGCGGTTCGCGAGGCGTGCCGCGTACGGATGCGCCCGGTTTTGATCACTTCGCTGGCAACGTTCGTCGGCTTGCTGCCCATGGCGGCGAAATTCGGCACTGGCAGCGAAGCCTACGCGCCGCTGGCGCTGGCGATCATCGGCGGGCTGCTGACTTCGGTTGTATTGACGGTATTCATCGTGCCAGCAGCCTATCTGCTGGTGTATCGCCGGCGGACGGCGCAGGCGGGAGCTCTGGCCGACGACAAAGCGACACGGTGCTAAAGGCAAAACCATGCGATGCTTATTTTGTGTGCTGATGATATGGCAACTGGCTTCGGGCGGCGGATCCAGTCTGGCAGAAACCAACGTCCCGGGGACACTCACACTGGCGAACGCACGGGCGGTGGCAGTTCGGAATCACCCGAAAATTTCGGAGGCTCAACTGCGCGCGCTGGCGGCGCA
Proteins encoded:
- a CDS encoding DUF1259 domain-containing protein yields the protein MKTKSVLFVPLPFLLLRLAFALAAGGGTAAGAGLDTASIERWTGLKGTFNKAEGVFKVSAPRTDVKVAVDGWPAPPFMGLTSWAAFAPGKGAEAMVMGDLVLFQDEVNPVMSTALDNGLSVTALHNHFFFDEPKVYFMHIGGEGSAEKLAVGVARAMQKVREIRAQNPRPATTFGGPAPTENAINGPALEGVLGVK
- a CDS encoding chromate resistance protein ChrB domain-containing protein; amino-acid sequence: MANRSWLLLLYGLPTRHSAERVSLWRRLKKFGALQLKTSAYVLPDEPVHFERFQWLAKQVRDGGGEATLIRVSEIEGLACEDVQRMFNDARAEDYRNLMKSLTRFVEKNRKRREDSFRGELDRFTSRFNEIRGIDYFDSPAAHDAEMLLQRAEGLGRPRAATAAPLDRKRFVGRAWLTRPRPEIDRVGSAWLIRKFIDPEARFLFSARPPGRSDPIPYDVSDVEFSHQGEDCTYETMLKRFDIRDRAARQIGEMIHDADLEDGRFRRYECIGLDRVFKGWARLGLSDEQILAKGFECFDALYASLQSR
- a CDS encoding response regulator transcription factor, whose protein sequence is MRILVVEDEKKVADMVARGLKAERFAVDVADDGLNGWDMAGAYDYDLVILDLMLPGLNGTELLRRIRRNNQQVPILVLTARDATAEKVQNFEAGADDYLTKPFAFAELLVRIKSLLRRGPVNRSSVLRVADLEVDRLSQQVKRAGKRIELTAKEYALLEYLATNPGRVFSRTMIIEHVWDQSFEGFTNIVDVYVRHLRSKVDDPFPEKLLRTVRGVGYCIADRAEA
- a CDS encoding ATP-binding protein encodes the protein MNTRSIRFRLIAWYAGLLTGVFVVLGGLMFFGLKHFLEASLRETQMRRARQIGESLLSNIKRTGEPYVVNEVKDRYEPEINDRFIRISRGDGSVLYVSGPPRDQSFDPAGLPTLAAFPKNESARKQKLPDDKMLLIVAANVQAAAGQRYLVEVGAPMTAIQSMLDHLVLLLAFGLPIVVGVTVGGGYLLVGRALAPVDQIARKAEQITQHNLSERLPVTRTGDELERLSISLNHMITRLEDAFQNSKRFVADASHELRTPLTVLRGELEGVVHQDARLTPELRETLGSLLEEVERLSKIVERLFALSRLDAGEAQSEWVQFDLAKLAATTTDQMGLLAEDKHLSISCVAGQRVTVEGDRSRLKQVVVNLLDNAIKYTPAGGAVNLRVAAVNGHAVLEVTDNGMGIPADALAHVFDRFFRVDKARSRDLGGAGLGLSIVKSICTAHGAEVEVESAPGSGSRFRVIMPLADGKVSKQNNGYEK
- a CDS encoding efflux RND transporter periplasmic adaptor subunit, coding for MKNKFLELIRRISAGWNPPPSGGKFYWRLSVPAAAIVAVVTALALRPSQTTATVGNEALQVLPVPVAKVDREELYKELTVQAEFRPFQEIDLHAKVAGFLQQINVDIGDRVKEGDLLATLEIPELEDDLTHARAVEKRSEDEVTRAEAAHEETHLAYTRLAAVQKARPNLVAQQDLDAAQARDRASESALDAAREQVQIAKSDVEKLQTMLKYSRITAPFSGVITRRYADRGALIQAGTAGGQTLPLVRLSENDRLRLVFPISVPFVKNINVGDPVEIRDDSLGRTLQGIISRFTRKVDTDTRSMETEVDLPNPDLKLVPGMYVSVKLKVDRRPNALAVPVEAISGGKTPTVYLINRKDEIEERPVTLGIETPTKVEVMDGLHENDLVMIGSHTQVKPGQKVEPKFIEPLTAQ
- a CDS encoding RraA family protein translates to MNAPLTLDQLEAIRRLDACTLANAIETFHERLRNEGFVDHNIRCLFPRLQPMVGYAATVKIRGSAPPTAGGAYPDRTDWWDYIASLPTPRVVVVQDVATRPGLGSLVGAVHMNILRALRCVGVVTNGSVRDIPAAENAGFHFFAGSVSVSHAYVHIVAMGEPVKIGGLKIQSGDLLHGDLHGVQSIPLDIAGRVPAVAARIAAKEQSLIALCRSPGFSLEKLRAAVSNGRS
- a CDS encoding efflux RND transporter permease subunit, whose product is MSRFAIRYPYLIIVICLITCVVGVTSLVRMPVDLFPPIKIPVVVVATFFSGMPPEQIENDITGRFERFFTLGAGIDHIESRSLPGVSLIKVYFQPGVNPDSAVTTIANLAMANLRRLPPGTLPPVVLKFDASSLPVCLITLKGEGLKEAQLRDLGQYNVRNQVANVPGASVPQPFGGRYRQIMVYVDPLKLEAHQLSVMDVVRSVNEANLILPAGDVRTGPFDYNLYANSQLNDINDIKRLPLKTVGDTSVLVADVGDARDASQIQYNVVRVDGQPSVYLPVLKQGGDANTISVVSGIRSAVSHLLDVPGRLITKVVFDQSVFVKNAIENLVHEGAIGLILTGAMILIFLGSMRATVAVFLSIPLSALAAFIALSAGNNTVNAMVLGGLALAFSRLIDNSVVVLENIFRHLELGETPAVAAERGGREVALPVLAATLTTVVVFFPVTFLYGVSRFLFTALALSVVFSLFASYFVAMTVVPLFCANFIKGHHPHEKDETTRAKSWGQRFNGWFNRKFTRMLNGYDRAVNVALLRPAATVIGISGIFVLSLGLYPLTGVAYFPRTDPGQFVINLKAPTGTRLEITQQLVEKVENIVHEIVPAEDLKILVANVGVTPGFSSIYTPNSGQHTAFVQIGLQDVRHASSFAYMDRVRQQLQKQLPEVNSYFQTGGLVDAILNLGMPAPMDIQVSGTDIEQAHQTAVEIARKVHALPGVSDVLVPQDIDFPALKVNIDRNRASELGLKEREVVGNVITALTSDMMIAPSYWVDPKSGNDYMLTVQYAENYVKDLSDLGAIPLRASGAAHGTRLDAVSTIRHFHAPTEVDHYQLRRVIDVYVAPTGEDLGKVLAGVNRIIGGTQLPKNVRVTVRGSVQGMNASFKSFGLGLILSVVLVYLILVAQFQSFVDPLLILLAVPTGLAGVLEMLYFTGTTLNVMSLMGVVMMVGIVVSNSILIVEFTHRLREEGRPLREAVALACRVRLRPVLMTSLATLIGLIPMAMKLGTGSEAYAPLARAIIGGLAVSVVLTVFIVPAAYLLAYRKTERTPLAAA